Genomic DNA from Clostridium sp. BJN0013:
ATAGCAAGAGCCGCCAGCATAGGATTTAGAAGAGGGCCTCCAAATATGAAAAGTACTCCCATAGCCACTGGTATACCAAGTGAATTATATCCAAAAGCCCAGAAAAGATTTTCTTTTATATTCTTTATTGTTTTCCTGCTTAAATCTATTGCGGTAACCACATCCATCAAATCACTTTTCATAAGTACAATATCTGCTGACTCCATGGCCACATCTGTTCCAGACCCTATTGCAATTCCAACATCTGCCTGTGCCAGGGCCGGTGCATCATTTATTCCATCCCCTACCATGGCAACTTTTTTATTTTCCCCTTGAAGCTTTTTTATTTCATTGGCTTTATCCTGTGGAAGAACTTCCGCAAGTACTCTATGAATTCCCACCTGAGATGCTATAGCCTCAGCTGTGTTTTTATTATCGCCAGTTATCATGGCCACTTCTATGCCTAAAGAATTAAGTCTTCTTATAGCTTTTTTGCTGCTTTCTTTCACTGTATCCGCCACAGCTATTATACCTATCAATTTATTCTGAAGTGCTATATACATAGGAGTTTTACCTTCATTAGAAAGCGTATGTGATATATCCTCCACACTTTTCAAGGAAATATTTTTTTCAATCATTAATTTTTTATTTCCTAAAAACACTTTACTATCTTTTATAGATACTTCAATACCCTGTCCTGGTATAGCCATGAAGGAGTCTATCTTTAAAAACTGAATACTCTTATTTTCAGCTTCTCTTACAATAGCTTCTCCCAATGAATGTTCTGAGGATTTTTCTGCAGATGCAGCTATTTGAAGTAAATAGTTTTCTTCTATATCCCCTGATACTATTATGTCCGTAACCTTAGGTTTTCCTTCAGTTATAGTACCCGTCTTATCGAAAACTATAGTTTGTATCTTATGGGAAATTTCTAAAGCTACTCCACTTTTTATAAGAACACCATATTCCGCTCCTTTTCCAGTACCTACCATTATAGCAGTAGGTGTAGCCAGTCCCAATGCACATGGGCAGGCTATCACAAGTACGGATATAAATATGGTCACTGCAAATACCAAGGATTGACCAGACACATACCATCCCACTGATGCTATTAAAGCCAATATTATAACTACAGGTACAAAATACCCTGCTATTATATCTGCCATCTTTGCTATAGGAGCCTTTGAACCTTGAGCTTCTTCAACTAATTTTATTATACGTGAAAGTACAGTATCTTTTCCTACTTTAGTAGCTTTATATTTTATAGAACCATTCTTATTTATAGTAGCACCAATAATTTTACTGCCAACAGTCTTTTCCACAGGTATGCTTTCTCCTGTAAGCATGGATTCGTCCACAGAAGTAAGTCCTTCTATAACTTCTCCATCTACAGGAATTTTTTCTCCAGGCTTTACTACAACCACATCTCCTACTTCCACTTCATCGATTGCGATTTCAACCTGTTTTCCATTCTTTACTATGTTGGCAGTTTTAGGTGTAAGATTCATAAGCTTTTTTATGGCTTCACAGGTCTTTCCTTTAGCTATACTCTCAAGATATTTACCTAAAGTTATAAGAGTAAGTATAACTCCCGCAGATTCAAAATATAGATGATAATGATAATGGCTTTCATTATAGAACATACTTACTATGGAAGAAAAACTGTACAAAAATGCTGCAGAGGTTCCTATGGCTATAAGAGAATCCATATTAGGATTTTTTCTAAATAAAGATTTGAAACCTATTATAAAATAACTTCTTCCTATTATCATTACAGGTAGTACCAACAACAACTGAATTATTGCAAATATTTTTTGATGTACCATGGGATCTATAATAGAAGGAGGCATTGTATTCAACTGCTGAGCTATCATAGGTCCCATGGCTACGATAAGCAGTGGAACTGTAAATACAGCAGATATTACAACTCGCTGTTTTAATTTCTGAATTTCTTTCTGTTTACTTTCCTCATGAACATCCAAACTTTCAATTTCACCCAATGCTTTATATCCTGCCTTTTCTACGGCAGTTTTTATATCTGAAAGTGTGGTTTTTGATTGATCAAAACTTACAGTTAACTTTTCAGTAGCAAAGTTAACACCTGCACTTTCAACTCCATCCACTTTTTTTACTGCCCTTTCTACCGCTCTTACACAAGCCGCACAGCTCATTCCTTCTATCTTTAATATTTCATCCTTCATTCTTTACCCTCCTATCCATTTTTATCTAATAATTTTCCTAATAAGTCAACTATTTCTTCCACTTTTTCTTCTCCAGTATTTTGTAGAAAAGCTTCTTTTACGCAGTGATTTAAATGTTGTTTTAATATAAGCAAATTAGCTCTTTTTAAAAGCGCCTGAGCCGCTATTATTTGATTTGATATGTCAATACAGTACCTTCCATTTTCTATCATTTTCATTATGCCTTCAATCTGACCTTTTGAAGTCTTTAATGCCTGAAATGCTTTCTTTTTTTCTTCATTCATATTTACCTCCCCCCACCCTGGTGGGGTGGGTATTTTATAAAAATATAAAATTTAAACATTTAATATTACGTTTAAATTTTATTGTATCTTTTATTACTATACATTCATTATAAACCCTATAAGAAACTTTTCATAGTATTTTTTAAAAATTAAACTGGAAAAATATTTAATTACAAATACTTGTTGGACTATTATGCAAACTTACTTTTTGAATATCTTCTGTATGAGGATTTATGAGAGCTACGGACTTCTCCTTACTTAAAGTTACCATTATATTTCCATTATCCTTGTTTAATAAAATATCTGTAGGATACCTTCCTACCCTTATTTTTTTTATACTTTTAAATATTGTCATATCCAATACACTTACAGTATCTTCCCCAGTATTTGCCACATAGCAATAATTACCATCTTTTGATATACAAAATCCCTGTGGTTCTCTCCCCACTGCTATAGACTGCAGTATTGTATAATTTTTACCATCAATTAAAGATATATTATTACTTTCAGTATTACTCACCATTATATATTTTTTATTAGTAGTGAATGCAACCCGAGATGGATGTTTCCCAACCTGGATTTTTCTTATAAATTTGCTGTCTTTGATATTATAAAATAGAATATACCCTTCATCATTTTCATCTTTAGCATTTAACACAATTACCACTAATGTACTTCCATCTGCTGAAACTTTTATATCCTGTGGCTGACCTTCTACTTTGATTTCATTTACAATTTGATTGGTAACTGAATCCATCTTATAAATAGTATCTTTTCCTCCTATTATAAAATAATAGCTTCTGGAATCATTTGCATCTTTAGCCAGTGATCTAGTTCTATATTCCATAGTTATAAATGCTCCGCTGAAAAATAGTATAAATAAAACCAATATAAATGAGACTCTATATAATTTATGCTTTATCATAAGCACCACCTTTTTTAAATATTCTTCTTTTTTTATTTTGTGCCTTTTTTACCGTATATATTCTTATTTTCATACATAAATAAAAAATTTTACAAATCAAAATTACTTATATATTTGTACAAGAGTCTTAACAAAGACATACTGTTTTAATATATCCATATCATTATCTGATAGGGCAATACAGCCATAGGTCCAATTATATTCTGCACCCCCTCCATGTATACCTATGGTTCCTCCAAGAGGAGTATTCCAGGGTGGTTGCTCCTTATTCTCTATAGCCTTTTTAATTCTTTCAAAGGTATTTTTATCTATGATACCTTCATTTAACCCCCTTCGTGCATCCTCAATATTAGGATAACTTATTCCTAAAAAATAATTATACTTAGTTTCGGAATTTATATAGCATATGTAATAATTCCCTTCAGGAGTCTTATTATCTCCTTCTTTTTGCTTTTTACCTTCAGGAACCCTTCCCAATGCCATTTTAAATCTCCCTATTAACTCATTATCACCGTAAAGTTCCATTACTCTTCTCTCTTTATATATTTTTATTGAAGTTGTACCTGGAAACTTTTCAGGTTTTTTAAAAAATAACTTTTTCTCATCATTATTTTCTTCTGCTTTTTCCTTTAAAAGAACATTTTTAAAATTATTTTCACTTTTACTCTGTTTAATATATCTTTTTACAGATACTAAAGATAT
This window encodes:
- a CDS encoding heavy metal translocating P-type ATPase, producing the protein MKDEILKIEGMSCAACVRAVERAVKKVDGVESAGVNFATEKLTVSFDQSKTTLSDIKTAVEKAGYKALGEIESLDVHEESKQKEIQKLKQRVVISAVFTVPLLIVAMGPMIAQQLNTMPPSIIDPMVHQKIFAIIQLLLVLPVMIIGRSYFIIGFKSLFRKNPNMDSLIAIGTSAAFLYSFSSIVSMFYNESHYHYHLYFESAGVILTLITLGKYLESIAKGKTCEAIKKLMNLTPKTANIVKNGKQVEIAIDEVEVGDVVVVKPGEKIPVDGEVIEGLTSVDESMLTGESIPVEKTVGSKIIGATINKNGSIKYKATKVGKDTVLSRIIKLVEEAQGSKAPIAKMADIIAGYFVPVVIILALIASVGWYVSGQSLVFAVTIFISVLVIACPCALGLATPTAIMVGTGKGAEYGVLIKSGVALEISHKIQTIVFDKTGTITEGKPKVTDIIVSGDIEENYLLQIAASAEKSSEHSLGEAIVREAENKSIQFLKIDSFMAIPGQGIEVSIKDSKVFLGNKKLMIEKNISLKSVEDISHTLSNEGKTPMYIALQNKLIGIIAVADTVKESSKKAIRRLNSLGIEVAMITGDNKNTAEAIASQVGIHRVLAEVLPQDKANEIKKLQGENKKVAMVGDGINDAPALAQADVGIAIGSGTDVAMESADIVLMKSDLMDVVTAIDLSRKTIKNIKENLFWAFGYNSLGIPVAMGVLFIFGGPLLNPMLAALAMSFSSVSVLLNALRLKRFKPSISSD
- a CDS encoding metal-sensing transcriptional repressor; its protein translation is MNEEKKKAFQALKTSKGQIEGIMKMIENGRYCIDISNQIIAAQALLKRANLLILKQHLNHCVKEAFLQNTGEEKVEEIVDLLGKLLDKNG
- a CDS encoding YncE family protein, translated to MIKHKLYRVSFILVLFILFFSGAFITMEYRTRSLAKDANDSRSYYFIIGGKDTIYKMDSVTNQIVNEIKVEGQPQDIKVSADGSTLVVIVLNAKDENDEGYILFYNIKDSKFIRKIQVGKHPSRVAFTTNKKYIMVSNTESNNISLIDGKNYTILQSIAVGREPQGFCISKDGNYCYVANTGEDTVSVLDMTIFKSIKKIRVGRYPTDILLNKDNGNIMVTLSKEKSVALINPHTEDIQKVSLHNSPTSICN
- a CDS encoding murein L,D-transpeptidase family protein, translating into MKDKNRFFPFVFLIFGIILILTISLVSVKRYIKQSKSENNFKNVLLKEKAEENNDEKKLFFKKPEKFPGTTSIKIYKERRVMELYGDNELIGRFKMALGRVPEGKKQKEGDNKTPEGNYYICYINSETKYNYFLGISYPNIEDARRGLNEGIIDKNTFERIKKAIENKEQPPWNTPLGGTIGIHGGGAEYNWTYGCIALSDNDMDILKQYVFVKTLVQIYK